One genomic region from Colletes latitarsis isolate SP2378_abdomen chromosome 10, iyColLati1, whole genome shotgun sequence encodes:
- the LOC143346045 gene encoding putative tubulin polyglutamylase TTLL9 has protein sequence MSKCAVSSRETTEPATEWSALPPPRERRNSTTKKKQNGDDKVVKFRCDFPSTQVRVMLARGWTQVTDPNDLSWHLWWCETNDVRQALDSKLTPYQRIPHFRNHYELTRKNYLYRNLKRYKKSLLKSTKTDEAELCDSMPLTFELPNDYSLFAEEYHKQPGATWIVKPAGRSQGKGIFLIKKLKDLAEWRTKGLFFQQMEPPAETFIVQKYVENPYLLAGRKFDLRIYALVTSFHPTKAWLAREGFARLSAELFDLENIDDSRVHLTNMAIQLKTDEEDKKAELKKGCKWALNKVREYLTARHGVDAVEALFQKIAGVIMASLLAVQPVMMQGKNSFELYGYDILLDEDLTPWLLEVNASPALTGTDSDDYRLKFDLIDDTLNVLDIEGRFTGRETRIGGFDLLWNDGPVWIACPNPSICGEPSNDLRKLNIYLGARNDRVGQLRQLRNCMNGRRNKSARLNKCRGYL, from the exons ATGTCCAAGTGTGCGGTATCGAGCCGGGAAACCACCGAGCCAGCCACGGAGTGGTCAGCGTTGCCTCCACCGCGAGAAAGGAGGAATTCTACCACGAAAAAGAAGCAGAACGGGGACGACAAGGTCGTCAAGTTCCGCTGTGACTTTCCCTCGACGCAGGTTAGGGTGATGCTGGCGAGAGGATGGACCCAG GTAACCGATCCCAACGATCTCAGCTGGCATCTTTGGTGGTGCGAGACCAACGACGTCCGCCAGGCCCTGGACTCGAAGCTCACGCCCTACCAGAGGATACCCCATTTCCGCAATCACTACGAGCTGACACGAAAGAACTACCTATACAGAAACTTGAAACGCTACAAAAAGTCGCTTTTGAAATCAACGAAGACCGACGAGGCCGAATTGTGCGACTCCATGCCGCTGACATTCGAGCTGCCCAACGACTACAGTCTGTTCGCGGAGGAATATCACAAGCAACCGGGTGCCACGTGGATCGTAAAACCGGCGGGACGGTCGCAGGGCAAAGGCATCTTTCTGATCAAGAAGCTGAAAGATCTGGCCGAGTGGAGAACGAAAGGATTATTTTTCCAACAGATGGAACCGCCGGCGGAGACTTTCATCGTTCAGAAATACGTGGAGAATCCGTATCTACTGGCAG GAAGGAAATTCGACTTGCGTATTTACGCTCTGGTGACCTCGTTTCATCCTACCAAGGCGTGGTTGGCCAGGGAAGGCTTCGCGCGGTTATCGGCGGAGCTGTTCGACCTGGAGAATATCGACGACAGCAGGGTGCACTTGACGAACATGGCGATACAGCTCAAGACCGACGAGGAAGACAAGAAGGCAGAGCTGAAGAAAGGCTGCAAATGGGCCTTGAACAAGGTCAGAGAGTACTTGACCGCTCGGCATGGGGTGGACGCCGTCGAAGCTTTGTTCCAGAAAATCGCTG GTGTGATAATGGCCAGTCTTCTGGCTGTACAGCCGGTGATGATGCAAGGAAAGAATTCGTTCGAGCTGTATGGCTACGATATACTCCTCGACGAAGATCTCACACCCTGGTTGCTCGAAGTGAACGCCTCGCCAGCCTTGACCGGCACCGACAGCGACGATTATCGCTTGAAGTTCGACCTCATCGACGACACGCTGAACGTTCTCGACATCGAGGGTCGTTTCACAGGCAGGGAGACGAGAATCGGCGGCTTCGACCTCTTGTGGAACGACGGCCCGGTATGGATCGCTTGCCCTAATCCTTCTATCTGCGGAGAACCGTCGAACGACCTCAGAAAGCTCAACATTTACCTCGGCGCTCGGAACGATCGCGTCGGGCAGTTACGTCAGCTTCGCAACTGCATGAACGGAAGACGCAATAAAAGCGCACG TTTGAACAAATGTCGAGGATATCTCTAG